CTCTTCGGCACCGGCTCCGGCGCGGGCCGCTCGGCGACCGGCAGCCGCAGCATGGTGCGCATCCGGTCCTGCCAGGGCACGTCCTTGGTGAGCCGGACCGCGGGGATCCCGCTCGCGGGCGTGAAGGCGGCCGGCGCGCTGCCCGAGCTGTAGGTTCTCGGCGGACTGAACGCCGACCCCTCGGACTCGGCGGCCGGCGGCGACGGGACGTCGAGCCCGTCCGGCACGGCGAACTCGGACGTCGTCTCCGACTCGCCCCCCGCCTTGGCGACGTCCAGCCCCGCCGGGATCGCGAACTCGGATGTGACCTCGGGGTCGAACGTGGTCCTGACCTCGTCCGACTGCGGCTTGCGGTCCTGCGCCTCCGTCACGTAAGCAGCGCTCCCTGTACGACACACACAACAGGCCTCAGTATGCGCACCGACATGCGGACGGGCCGCACGCGTACGCGTGCGGCCCGCCTACCCAGGACGAGGGGTCAGTGACCGCCCTGCTCCTTGAAACGCTTGTAGGACCGCTCGATCTCCGCCTCGGCCTCGGTCCGGCCCACCCAGTTGGCGCCCTCGACGGACTTGCCGGGCTCCAGGTCCTTGTAGACCTCGAAGAAGTGCTGGATCTCCAGGCGGTCGAACTCCGACACGTGGTGGATGTCACGCAGGTGCTCCACGCGCGGGTCGTGGGCCGGCACGCACAGCAGCTTGTCGTCGCCGCCCGCCTCGTCGGTCATCCGGAACATGCCGATCGCACGGCACTGGATGAGGCAGCCGGGGAACGTCGGCTCGTCCAGGATGACCAGCGCGTCCAGCGGGTCGCCGTCCTCGCCGAGGGTGTTCTCGACGAAGCCGTAGTCGGCCGGGTAGCTGGTCGACGTGAACAGGCGGCGGTCCAGGCGGATGCGTCCGGTCTCGTGGTCCACCTCGTACTTGTTGCGCGAACCCTTCGGGATCTCGATCGTGACGTCGAACTCCACCGGTGGCTCCTCCATGATCAGCACACAGTTCTGGTGGTTAAGTGTCCCTCACGCAGCTGTGTGATCGCGAAAGGGGCTGGTGGTCGTGCCCGAGCTGAGGCCTTGGCGGGCCGCGAGACCGCATGTGACGCGGGTCGCGAACGCCGTACGTCCCCGTCTCGTCCGGGCCCGCGCGGCCACCACACCCCGGGTCACCCGGTGGGCGTCGGCCGCGAAACCGCAGGTCGGAAGGGCGATGGGGACGAACCCGTGGCCGTACACCGCGGTCGCCGCCACCGCGGGCCTCGTGCTGGCCGCCGGTGTGGTGACGGCCGCGGGGCCCTGGGACTCCTCAGGCCAGCGTACGGCGGAGCGGGACCGGGCCGCCGCCCAGGACGACGCGGGTGGCGCAGATCACGACGGCGCCCCCGGCGTGGCCGGCGCGCCGAAGCCCGCGCCCAGCGCGGCCACGGTTCTGACCGGCCTCGGCGGCGTCGCCGACGTCCCCGGGTCGGCACCGAACGCCAAGGCCCTGGCCGCCGCCCTGGACCCCCTGCTCGCCGACCCGGCCCTCGGCGGCCGCCGCAGCGCCGTCGTCGTCGACCTGACCACCGGCAAGCGGCTCTACGGCAGCGGCACCGACGACGCCCTCACCCCCGCCTCCACCACGAAGATCGCCACCGCGGTCGCCGCCCTGTCCGCCCTCGGCGCCGACCACCGCCTGACCACCCGGACCGCCTACGAGCCGGACACGAAGGAACTCGTCCTCGTCGGCGGCGGCGACCCCACCCTCACGGCCCGCGAGGACAGCGCGGGCCAGGCGAGCCTGCGCACCCTGGCCGCCCGGACCGCGGCCGCCCTGAAGCAGCGCAAGGTGCGCGAGGTGACCCTGTCG
This region of Streptomyces chromofuscus genomic DNA includes:
- a CDS encoding inorganic diphosphatase, giving the protein MEFDVTIEIPKGSRNKYEVDHETGRIRLDRRLFTSTSYPADYGFVENTLGEDGDPLDALVILDEPTFPGCLIQCRAIGMFRMTDEAGGDDKLLCVPAHDPRVEHLRDIHHVSEFDRLEIQHFFEVYKDLEPGKSVEGANWVGRTEAEAEIERSYKRFKEQGGH